A genome region from Frankineae bacterium MT45 includes the following:
- a CDS encoding exopolysaccharide biosynthesis polyprenyl glycosylphosphotransferase, with the protein MNTGGHSAADVTMDDAGMPPANSTITALAAAHQTISVNQSDSSESERAISPVPSSASMATQPAHRVFAPHRVRRGHRRHEPSVAATGAFDASLVDQFDAQRRPSTPEPQRSTVAESISSRDRWVGRYQNMLKTVDVVSALVASVVAFLLRFGGNSDSIARMHYPLIIAVMPLAWFAAMSFNHAYEARVVGAGQDEFRRVFRGFLHLTAAIAVVSYAAHADIARGFVLVALPLAFVLDVAGRYAARKWLHRQRTVGRAMTSVLAVGEPHAILEFGEMLGRDRYAGMRVVGASLPTSVMRDRDAIAELAAAGIPVLGDVDAIVDSVRDSGAHTVAVLSSGELGAQKLRWISWQLEGTDADLVVSPGLTEVAGTRLHIRPVAGLPLLHVEEPEFSGTRRIFKGAFDRTLAAVALIVLSPLMLGVALAVKFTSAGPALFRQTRVGLDGTTFSILKFRSMTTDAEDRKADLMDQNENDGPTFKMAHDPRVTRVGRVIRKLSLDELPQFVNVLKGEMSLVGPRPPLPNEVAEYAADVHRRLLVKPGLTGLGQISGRSNLKWDEAVRLDLRYVENWSFTLDLMILWKTFGAVLRSDGAF; encoded by the coding sequence ATGAACACCGGGGGCCATTCGGCTGCCGATGTGACGATGGACGACGCTGGCATGCCGCCGGCAAACTCCACCATCACAGCGCTGGCAGCCGCACATCAGACCATTTCGGTCAATCAGTCAGATTCGTCGGAGTCCGAGCGCGCAATTTCGCCGGTTCCGTCGTCCGCTTCGATGGCGACACAGCCGGCGCACCGCGTCTTCGCGCCGCACCGCGTTCGCCGCGGACATCGCCGTCACGAGCCCAGCGTCGCCGCCACTGGCGCCTTTGACGCCTCGCTCGTTGACCAGTTCGACGCGCAGCGTCGTCCATCCACTCCTGAGCCGCAGCGCAGCACAGTCGCCGAGAGCATCTCCTCGCGCGACCGCTGGGTCGGTCGCTACCAGAACATGCTGAAGACGGTCGACGTCGTCAGTGCGCTGGTCGCCTCCGTCGTTGCCTTCCTGCTCCGCTTCGGCGGCAACAGCGACTCGATCGCGCGGATGCACTACCCGCTGATCATCGCGGTCATGCCGCTGGCCTGGTTCGCGGCGATGTCGTTCAATCACGCTTACGAGGCTCGCGTCGTCGGTGCCGGTCAGGATGAATTCCGCCGTGTTTTCCGGGGCTTTCTGCACCTGACCGCGGCGATCGCTGTCGTCTCGTACGCCGCTCACGCTGACATCGCCCGGGGCTTCGTCCTCGTCGCGCTGCCGCTCGCGTTCGTGCTGGACGTCGCCGGCCGTTACGCCGCCCGCAAGTGGCTGCACCGGCAGCGCACCGTCGGTCGCGCCATGACGTCGGTGCTGGCCGTCGGTGAGCCGCACGCCATCCTCGAGTTCGGCGAGATGCTCGGCCGCGACCGGTACGCCGGGATGCGGGTCGTCGGAGCCTCGCTCCCGACGTCGGTCATGCGTGACCGGGACGCCATCGCCGAACTCGCCGCCGCCGGCATCCCGGTGCTCGGCGACGTCGACGCGATCGTCGACTCGGTGCGTGACAGTGGCGCCCACACCGTCGCTGTCCTCTCCTCCGGAGAGCTCGGTGCCCAGAAGCTGCGCTGGATCTCCTGGCAGCTCGAGGGCACGGACGCCGACCTCGTCGTCTCGCCCGGCCTCACCGAGGTGGCCGGCACCCGCCTGCACATCCGCCCGGTGGCCGGCCTCCCGCTGCTGCACGTCGAGGAGCCGGAGTTCAGCGGAACCCGCCGCATTTTCAAGGGCGCCTTCGACCGCACGCTGGCGGCCGTCGCGCTGATCGTGCTGTCGCCGCTGATGCTGGGCGTGGCGCTGGCCGTGAAGTTCACCAGTGCTGGTCCGGCGCTCTTCCGCCAGACCCGAGTCGGCCTGGACGGAACCACCTTCAGCATCCTGAAGTTCCGTTCGATGACGACCGACGCCGAGGACCGCAAGGCCGACCTGATGGACCAGAACGAGAACGACGGTCCGACCTTCAAGATGGCGCACGACCCACGGGTGACCCGGGTCGGTCGTGTCATCCGCAAGCTCTCCCTCGACGAGCTCCCGCAGTTCGTCAACGTGCTCAAGGGGGAGATGTCACTCGTCGGGCCGCGGCCGCCGCTGCCCAACGAGGTTGCCGAGTATGCGGCCGACGTGCACCGCCGCCTGCTGGTCAAGCCCGGTCTCACCGGTCTCGGTCAGATCAGCGGTCGCAGCAACCTGAAGTGGGACGAGGCCGTGCGCCTCGACCTGCGCTACGTCGAGAACTGGTCCTTCACGCTGGATCTGATGATCCTGTGGAAGACCTTCGGCGCGGTTCTTCGCAGTGATGGGGCGTTCTGA
- a CDS encoding transferase hexapeptide (six repeat-containing protein), producing MHPDVNIDPTASVHPTAFVHPSVEIEADVEIGAETRVWRNVHIRRGARIGTGAQISANVFVDHGVQIGDRVKIQNNVSVYAGVLLEDDSFVGPAAVFTNDLNPRATGEWRLTETWVRKGASVGANATIVCGNELGEHCLVAAGAVVTRSVLPHQLVLGNPARPAGWVCRCGEIVSRAAERPADLDCDVCEHD from the coding sequence ATGCACCCCGACGTGAATATCGACCCGACCGCCTCCGTGCACCCGACCGCGTTCGTGCATCCGAGCGTTGAGATCGAAGCCGACGTCGAGATCGGTGCCGAGACCCGGGTCTGGCGAAACGTGCACATCCGCCGCGGCGCGCGGATCGGCACCGGGGCGCAGATCAGTGCGAACGTCTTTGTAGATCACGGTGTCCAGATCGGCGATCGGGTCAAGATCCAGAACAACGTCTCCGTCTACGCGGGCGTACTGCTCGAAGACGACTCCTTTGTCGGCCCGGCCGCGGTCTTTACCAACGACCTGAACCCGCGAGCCACCGGAGAGTGGCGGCTGACCGAGACCTGGGTGCGCAAGGGCGCCTCGGTCGGGGCCAACGCCACGATCGTCTGTGGCAACGAACTGGGCGAACACTGCCTCGTTGCCGCTGGTGCTGTGGTGACACGTTCGGTGCTGCCCCACCAGCTGGTGCTGGGGAATCCGGCCCGTCCGGCCGGCTGGGTCTGCCGCTGTGGGGAGATCGTGTCGCGGGCCGCAGAGCGACCCGCCGACCTCGACTGCGACGTCTGTGAGCATGACTGA